The Vitis riparia cultivar Riparia Gloire de Montpellier isolate 1030 chromosome 10, EGFV_Vit.rip_1.0, whole genome shotgun sequence genome includes a region encoding these proteins:
- the LOC117923803 gene encoding heterogeneous nuclear ribonucleoprotein A2 homolog 2-like: protein MNTLATSFLLLLLLTTTTTFSFATRPADSFTPELKAVKGKPTTDPNNKGVGSGTDPGNGFFGPGGGFGVPGFENGWGNFGGGYGAGYGGPSGGYSKGGTIRPTVVCKEKGPCYMKKLTCPAKCFTSYSRSGKNYGAGGGGGGCTMDCKKKCTAYC, encoded by the coding sequence ATGAACACCCTCGCCACCTCTTTTCTCTTGCTTCTTTTGCTCACCACAACCACCACCTTCTCCTTCGCCACCCGCCCAGCTGACTCCTTCACACCCGAGCTCAAGGCCGTCAAAGGGAAGCCCACCACCGACCCCAACAACAAGGGCGTTGGCAGCGGAACAGACCCCGGTAACGGCTTCTTCGGCCCTGGAGGTGGGTTCGGGGTACCGGGTTTCGAAAACGGGTGGGGGAACTTCGGCGGAGGGTATGGAGCCGGGTACGGAGGGCCGTCAGGTGGGTACTCCAAGGGAGGAACCATAAGGCCGACGGTGGTGTGTAAGGAAAAGGGTCCCTGCTACATGAAGAAGCTGACGTGTCCGGCCAAGTGCTTCACCTCTTACAGCCGATCCGGCAAGAACTACGGCGCCGGCGGGGGTGGGGGTGGGTGCACCATGGACTGCAAGAAGAAGTGTACCGCTTACTGTTAG